The following coding sequences are from one Bacteroidota bacterium window:
- a CDS encoding DUF1573 domain-containing protein produces MVKVLSTLLVLTLLVAGYSLFNHSKASGHAATDVKIAVDSADVDLGKLEQGDSVGYTYQIHNSGSDTLRISAVKPSCGCTDARLSTHIIPPSCSASLKVLFSSVGKELGPYAKTVSLISNATPNQEILRFHGLIVMPSRPHNAAMSIQNIFSGRCAECHVNRGRGQLGKTLYAADCAICHGARAEGKPASDLVTSQKELGETYLFRTILDGKHGTNMPAFDWQKGGPLTAQEIKTLCQYIRIERSNRYSMK; encoded by the coding sequence ATGGTGAAGGTTCTCAGCACTCTACTCGTCCTCACGCTGCTTGTTGCGGGATATTCACTATTTAATCACTCAAAAGCGTCAGGTCATGCCGCTACCGACGTGAAGATCGCGGTAGATTCAGCCGATGTTGATCTGGGAAAGTTAGAACAGGGCGATAGTGTCGGGTATACGTACCAAATCCATAACTCTGGTTCGGACACACTAAGAATTAGTGCCGTTAAGCCCTCTTGCGGATGCACTGACGCCCGGTTGAGCACCCACATAATCCCGCCATCATGTTCGGCCTCGCTGAAGGTGTTGTTTAGCTCGGTTGGTAAAGAGTTAGGACCTTATGCCAAAACGGTGTCGCTCATCTCGAACGCTACACCGAATCAGGAAATCTTGAGATTCCATGGATTGATTGTAATGCCAAGCAGACCGCACAACGCGGCAATGAGCATCCAGAATATCTTTTCGGGACGCTGCGCCGAATGCCATGTGAATCGAGGGCGCGGGCAGCTTGGAAAGACACTCTACGCGGCAGATTGTGCAATCTGCCATGGAGCGAGGGCGGAAGGGAAACCGGCGTCCGATTTAGTAACCTCGCAAAAAGAATTAGGCGAGACGTATCTCTTTCGGACGATTCTCGATGGGAAGCACGGGACAAACATGCCTGCGTTTGACTGGCAGAAGGGCGGCCCGTTAACGGCTCAGGAAATTAAGACACTCTGTCAATACATACGGATCGAACGATCGAATCGCTATTCAATGAAGTAG